From a single Bacillus sp. (in: firmicutes) genomic region:
- a CDS encoding competence/damage-inducible protein A, protein MNAEIIAVGSELLLGQIVNTNARFLSERLAEIGVNVYFHTVVGDNPNRLQRVIEEAERRANLIIFTGGLGPTKDDLTKETIAKHLGKKLVMDEQALAVISSYFQKVKRPMTENNKKQALVLEGCRVLPNDVGMAPGMFLTHQGRSYMLLPGPPKEMEPMFTQYGLPAIKEQLQSNEQIVSRVLRFFGIGEAQLETEIADFIDQQSNPTIAPLAKDGEVTLRLTAKTTSLEEANRLIDEVEQMIRARVGKYLYGYNETSLMEQTVRQLKEQNCTIACAESLTAGLFQAELASISGVSEIFKGGVVCYSNEAKVNAVGVQKETIVNEGAVSEACAKELAERIREQFNATIGISFTGVAGPASLEGKPPGTVWIGISNKKEGTTAYQLQLVGNRNSIRSRAVKYGCYYLLKKLGK, encoded by the coding sequence ATGAATGCTGAAATTATTGCCGTTGGTTCTGAACTACTGTTAGGTCAAATTGTGAACACGAACGCCCGATTTTTGTCCGAACGGCTAGCTGAAATTGGAGTGAATGTGTATTTTCATACCGTCGTTGGTGATAACCCTAATCGGTTACAACGAGTCATTGAGGAAGCGGAACGCCGAGCAAATCTAATCATATTCACGGGAGGCCTTGGCCCAACGAAAGACGATTTGACCAAGGAAACCATTGCGAAACATTTGGGGAAAAAATTAGTCATGGACGAACAGGCTTTGGCAGTGATTTCCTCCTATTTTCAAAAAGTGAAACGTCCAATGACGGAAAACAATAAAAAACAAGCCCTTGTTCTTGAAGGGTGTCGCGTATTGCCAAATGATGTTGGAATGGCACCGGGAATGTTTCTTACTCATCAGGGGCGTTCATACATGCTTCTTCCAGGGCCGCCGAAAGAAATGGAACCAATGTTTACTCAATACGGGTTGCCGGCAATTAAGGAGCAGTTGCAATCCAATGAACAAATCGTCTCACGAGTGCTCCGATTTTTCGGAATTGGTGAGGCACAGTTAGAAACAGAAATTGCTGATTTTATTGACCAACAAAGCAATCCTACGATTGCCCCACTAGCGAAAGACGGTGAAGTAACGCTTCGGTTAACAGCGAAAACCACTTCTTTAGAGGAAGCAAATCGGCTCATAGACGAAGTGGAGCAAATGATACGAGCTCGTGTAGGGAAATATCTGTACGGGTATAATGAGACGTCATTAATGGAGCAGACGGTCCGACAATTGAAGGAACAAAACTGTACAATTGCGTGTGCTGAAAGCTTGACAGCTGGCTTATTTCAAGCAGAACTCGCCAGTATTTCTGGGGTAAGCGAAATTTTTAAAGGGGGCGTCGTTTGTTACTCGAACGAAGCGAAAGTGAATGCAGTTGGCGTTCAAAAAGAAACCATTGTAAACGAAGGTGCCGTTAGTGAAGCGTGTGCGAAAGAATTAGCCGAGCGGATTCGAGAGCAATTCAATGCAACAATCGGTATTAGTTTTACCGGTGTTGCCGGTCCTGCTTCACTGGAAGGAAAACCTCCTGGAACGGTTTGGATTGGAATCTCTAATAAGAAAGAAGGGACAACCGCCTATCAATTGCAATTAGTGGGAAATCGAAATAGCATTCGCTCCCGAGCAGTGAAATATGGTTGTTATTATTTATTAAAAAAACTAGGTAAATAA
- the pgsA gene encoding CDP-diacylglycerol--glycerol-3-phosphate 3-phosphatidyltransferase codes for MNLPNKITISRILLIPLFLLFMLVDFQWGTVDWFNELIPVEHIIGALIFIIASTTDWIDGYYARKYHLVTNLGKFLDPLADKLLVSSALIVLVELGFAPSWIVIVIISREFAVTGLRLVLAGEGEVVAANMLGKIKTWTQIVAISALLLHNIPFSSISFPFADIVLWVATFFTIWSGWDYFYKNRHVFRHSK; via the coding sequence TTGAACTTGCCAAATAAGATTACGATTTCACGTATATTATTAATTCCCCTCTTTTTATTGTTTATGTTAGTGGATTTTCAATGGGGGACTGTCGATTGGTTTAATGAATTGATTCCGGTCGAACATATCATCGGTGCCTTGATTTTTATCATCGCTTCGACGACCGATTGGATTGATGGGTATTACGCACGAAAATATCATTTAGTTACAAATTTAGGGAAATTTTTAGACCCGTTAGCTGATAAACTTCTCGTTTCAAGTGCATTAATTGTTCTTGTCGAACTTGGATTTGCTCCGTCGTGGATCGTTATTGTTATCATAAGTCGTGAATTCGCAGTAACCGGTTTACGCCTTGTCCTTGCGGGTGAAGGGGAAGTGGTTGCGGCCAATATGCTTGGAAAAATTAAAACGTGGACGCAAATTGTTGCGATTTCCGCGTTATTATTACATAACATTCCGTTTTCAAGCATCTCGTTTCCGTTTGCGGACATTGTGCTTTGGGTAGCCACTTTCTTCACCATTTGGTCAGGTTGGGATTATTTTTATAAAAACCGTCACGTTTTTCGCCATTCCAAGTAA